From the Bdellovibrionota bacterium genome, one window contains:
- a CDS encoding ABC transporter ATP-binding protein — MNRLLKPTSTLPLLEAKGLTKTFIQGGRSLEVLKGVDLKVYKGDAMCIMGSSGAGKSTLLQILGTLDRPTSGSLFFDGKSLLDRSDDELSSFRNKSMGFVFQFHHLMNEFTALENIMMPCQIAGLSQKESENLAKKLLTFLGLSHRMSHYPHEMSGGEQQRVATARALVMSPALLLADEPTGNLDSVNGLKIQELFFELKEKLGLTLIVVSHDRDFARRFPKIVQLKDGQWI; from the coding sequence ATGAATAGATTATTAAAACCTACAAGTACACTTCCTCTTTTGGAGGCCAAGGGCCTAACGAAAACTTTCATTCAAGGTGGAAGAAGCTTAGAAGTTCTTAAGGGCGTTGACCTTAAAGTTTATAAAGGCGATGCCATGTGCATTATGGGTTCTTCAGGCGCAGGAAAGAGCACGCTGCTACAGATCTTGGGAACTTTGGATCGTCCAACATCAGGTTCATTATTTTTTGATGGAAAATCTTTACTCGATAGATCTGATGATGAATTGAGCTCTTTTAGAAATAAAAGTATGGGATTTGTTTTTCAATTCCATCATCTGATGAATGAGTTCACAGCACTTGAAAACATTATGATGCCGTGTCAAATTGCAGGCCTCTCACAAAAAGAAAGCGAAAATCTTGCTAAAAAATTACTCACATTTTTAGGCTTGAGCCACAGAATGAGTCACTATCCTCATGAAATGAGCGGCGGGGAGCAGCAAAGAGTTGCGACAGCGCGCGCACTTGTAATGAGCCCTGCGCTTTTATTAGCAGATGAGCCCACGGGCAACTTAGATTCTGTGAATGGCTTGAAAATTCAGGAATTATTTTTTGAATTAAAAGAAAAACTTGGCCTCACACTAATAGTTGTCAGTCATGATAGAGATTTCGCTCGTAGATTTCCAAAAATAGTTCAGCTGAAAGATGGTCAATGGATTTGA
- the lpxB gene encoding lipid-A-disaccharide synthase — translation MVQKNDQSKKLNILIIAAEASSTHYAEKLLKSWKDMGYEVNAFGIGSQKMEEMGFERFGKSEELAVMGIQEVLGVFDKIWYVFHKLIDEAKKRKPDCVLLLDYPDFNLRIAKKLKKAGFKIFYYISPQIWAWRTGRVHFIKKYIDKVLVLFPFEVDFYKKYGVDVEFVGHPLLDDIRPELFDKKYQTDLKQRYGIKADQKVLGLMPGSRNFELNHHLPVQLEAAEILRQKIPNLSVMLFVAPNKTIDQVKEKIPKLSIPLIFVQRDPFEMVSMADYVICASGTATLTVGLMEKPMVIMYIMKKLTVFFGQFIMKRPKFFGMSNLIPDKMISKEFFQEEATGQNIAAEAYRVLSNPAVYDAEVANLKELKTKLGSKGANKRVAESVLKFLGKEI, via the coding sequence ATGGTCCAAAAAAATGACCAGTCAAAGAAGCTAAACATCCTGATCATTGCTGCTGAGGCATCAAGTACTCACTATGCAGAAAAATTATTAAAATCCTGGAAAGATATGGGCTATGAGGTCAATGCTTTTGGTATTGGCAGTCAAAAAATGGAAGAGATGGGTTTTGAGCGTTTCGGAAAGTCCGAAGAGCTTGCAGTGATGGGAATCCAAGAGGTTTTGGGAGTTTTTGATAAAATTTGGTACGTATTTCACAAACTGATTGATGAAGCAAAAAAGAGAAAACCAGATTGTGTTTTGCTTTTAGATTATCCAGACTTCAATTTGCGTATTGCAAAGAAATTAAAAAAAGCGGGATTTAAAATATTCTACTACATCTCTCCGCAAATTTGGGCATGGAGAACGGGCCGAGTTCATTTTATTAAAAAATATATCGATAAAGTTTTGGTTCTTTTTCCATTTGAAGTGGATTTCTACAAAAAATATGGTGTTGATGTGGAGTTTGTGGGCCATCCTCTTTTGGATGATATTCGTCCTGAACTCTTCGATAAAAAATATCAAACAGATTTAAAGCAGCGCTATGGAATCAAGGCAGATCAAAAAGTTTTGGGACTAATGCCTGGAAGTCGGAACTTTGAATTGAATCATCATTTACCTGTGCAGTTAGAGGCAGCAGAGATCTTAAGACAAAAAATTCCGAATCTTTCGGTTATGCTTTTTGTGGCTCCCAATAAAACCATTGATCAAGTGAAAGAAAAAATTCCTAAACTCAGTATTCCTTTGATCTTTGTTCAAAGAGATCCTTTTGAAATGGTTTCCATGGCCGATTATGTGATCTGTGCATCGGGGACTGCAACATTGACGGTGGGTTTGATGGAAAAGCCCATGGTGATTATGTACATCATGAAGAAACTCACGGTGTTCTTTGGCCAGTTCATTATGAAGAGGCCTAAGTTTTTTGGCATGTCGAATTTGATTCCAGACAAAATGATTTCCAAAGAATTTTTTCAAGAAGAAGCTACAGGTCAAAATATCGCCGCGGAAGCGTACCGAGTTCTTTCAAATCCAGCTGTCTATGATGCGGAAGTGGCAAATCTCAAAGAACTCAAAACAAAATTAGGTTCAAAAGGCGCCAATAAAAGAGTCGCCGAGAGCGTGCTGAAGTTCTTAGGAAAAGAAATATGA
- a CDS encoding DUF3108 domain-containing protein: MNFLNFSKFTLASIVSLTLLNSCASKVLEVDNSDNLLKIEDYDKTLQVKEAEQPPEPTTAPVLKSIVEKKPEVKKDDMFAKLGTPKPVEPEVKKEESKKTEKAEKPKKLKKKLPAIEDSEGFDGRRPVVDPFRPGEKVTIKLSYFNVVAGDMTVEVLPFKEVNGRKSYHFKVSGKSNSFFSNVYAVDDKAETFLDYETLLPYNMAIDVKETKQLRTVRSYFDWKKMKAFFWEKKITKKHGVEEKNLEWAIEPYAQNIFSSIFYLRTFTLTPGKVIQFRMADNKKNMVIKGHVLRRETIKTDLGEIKTVVVKPELAIDGVFKPMGDVFFWLTDDDRKFVVRIESKIKIGTIIGSLKEIVP; the protein is encoded by the coding sequence ATGAACTTTTTAAATTTCTCTAAATTTACATTGGCCTCCATAGTTTCTCTTACTCTTTTGAATTCTTGTGCTTCAAAAGTTTTAGAAGTTGATAATTCAGACAATCTTTTAAAAATTGAGGACTACGATAAAACTTTGCAAGTCAAAGAAGCAGAGCAGCCCCCAGAGCCAACAACGGCACCAGTTTTAAAATCCATTGTTGAAAAAAAGCCTGAAGTCAAAAAAGACGATATGTTTGCAAAGCTGGGAACTCCAAAGCCAGTTGAACCAGAAGTCAAAAAAGAAGAGTCTAAGAAAACTGAAAAAGCTGAAAAACCTAAAAAATTAAAAAAGAAATTACCAGCGATCGAAGACAGTGAAGGTTTTGACGGGAGACGTCCCGTCGTAGATCCATTTAGACCGGGAGAGAAAGTTACAATTAAGCTTTCTTATTTCAATGTGGTCGCTGGTGATATGACGGTTGAGGTTCTTCCATTCAAGGAAGTAAATGGTAGGAAGAGCTATCATTTTAAGGTCTCTGGTAAGTCCAATAGCTTTTTTTCTAATGTTTATGCCGTAGACGATAAAGCAGAGACATTCTTAGACTATGAAACGCTACTTCCCTACAACATGGCTATCGATGTGAAAGAGACAAAACAACTTCGTACAGTGAGATCTTATTTTGACTGGAAAAAAATGAAAGCGTTCTTTTGGGAAAAGAAAATCACAAAGAAGCATGGGGTTGAGGAAAAAAACTTAGAGTGGGCTATTGAGCCTTACGCTCAGAATATATTCAGTTCTATTTTTTATTTAAGAACTTTCACTCTAACTCCTGGAAAAGTCATTCAGTTTAGAATGGCTGATAATAAAAAGAATATGGTAATTAAAGGTCATGTTTTGAGACGTGAAACGATCAAAACAGACCTGGGCGAAATCAAAACTGTAGTTGTAAAGCCTGAGCTTGCTATTGATGGCGTCTTTAAGCCCATGGGAGATGTATTTTTCTGGCTGACTGACGACGACAGAAAATTTGTAGTTCGCATAGAATCAAAAATTAAAATAGGAACAATCATAGGCTCCCTAAAAGAAATTGTTCCATAA
- a CDS encoding lysophospholipid acyltransferase family protein, giving the protein MKYFINFILIPLSGVFSGLSKRSQFFCAQILGIIWFDVIRLRRKLVIQNISVAFPDWAMEKKISVGRQSVQHLCLSFFEYMIIYNYKPEMHSKYFDIHNEHIIRNQLQKGKGALLMTLHMGAIDFALVGFTGFGYKVNATLKRIKDVHIDKFVNDLRDKNGIKFIADRKNPFDIFRALKNNEAVVFVMDQHMGRPHGIQVDFFGKKAWTAAGLAAFAMKTQMPVIPLYNFRRDDGKIAIDVLDPIELEVNVDREQNIKVMTQKYNDALEKIIRLHPEQWLWVHRRWKD; this is encoded by the coding sequence ATGAAGTACTTCATTAATTTTATTTTGATTCCGTTGAGTGGAGTTTTTTCTGGTCTTTCAAAAAGATCGCAATTTTTTTGCGCCCAAATTCTCGGCATAATTTGGTTTGATGTTATTCGCCTGAGAAGAAAGCTTGTGATCCAGAACATTTCGGTGGCCTTTCCGGATTGGGCAATGGAAAAGAAAATTTCTGTGGGCAGACAGAGCGTTCAACACCTTTGTCTTTCTTTTTTTGAATACATGATTATCTACAATTACAAGCCAGAGATGCATTCAAAGTATTTTGATATCCATAACGAGCACATCATCCGTAACCAACTGCAAAAAGGTAAGGGCGCTCTCCTCATGACTTTGCACATGGGTGCCATTGATTTTGCTCTTGTGGGATTTACGGGTTTTGGTTACAAGGTGAATGCTACTCTTAAGCGCATTAAAGATGTGCATATCGACAAATTTGTAAATGATCTTAGAGACAAAAATGGAATCAAATTCATTGCTGATAGAAAAAATCCTTTTGATATCTTTAGGGCATTAAAGAACAACGAGGCCGTGGTTTTTGTGATGGATCAGCACATGGGAAGACCTCACGGCATTCAGGTGGATTTTTTTGGTAAAAAGGCATGGACTGCGGCCGGACTTGCAGCTTTTGCAATGAAAACGCAAATGCCCGTGATTCCTCTCTATAACTTTCGTCGAGATGACGGGAAGATTGCCATAGATGTGCTCGACCCAATTGAACTTGAAGTTAATGTAGATAGAGAGCAGAATATAAAGGTCATGACTCAAAAGTATAACGATGCCCTCGAAAAAATCATTCGCTTGCATCCGGAGCAGTGGCTGTGGGTTCACAGGAGATGGAAAGACTAG
- a CDS encoding OmpH family outer membrane protein, producing the protein MKVLLAVIAVALVGAKANADVKIGYVDMQKAIQTTKAGQKAKKDLEAEFEKRKKSLQSKEADLKKMGEELEKKAMVLSEDVRAKKQKEFQTSMMEFQQTVQKNQKEIQDQERKLTEPILKKLQTVIEDMAKKDNYTVILEKRENGVLWAQKELDITEQVVKAFEK; encoded by the coding sequence ATGAAAGTATTATTAGCGGTCATCGCTGTTGCACTAGTTGGTGCTAAAGCAAATGCCGATGTAAAAATCGGTTACGTAGATATGCAAAAAGCAATTCAAACAACTAAAGCTGGTCAAAAAGCAAAGAAAGACCTAGAAGCTGAGTTTGAAAAAAGAAAGAAAAGCCTTCAATCCAAAGAAGCGGATCTTAAAAAAATGGGTGAAGAGCTTGAGAAAAAAGCCATGGTTCTTTCTGAAGACGTAAGAGCTAAGAAGCAAAAAGAATTCCAAACCAGCATGATGGAATTCCAACAGACAGTGCAAAAGAATCAAAAAGAAATTCAAGATCAAGAGAGAAAACTGACAGAGCCAATTTTAAAGAAACTTCAAACAGTAATCGAAGACATGGCTAAAAAAGACAATTACACAGTGATCTTAGAAAAAAGAGAGAACGGTGTTCTTTGGGCTCAGAAAGAATTGGATATTACAGAGCAAGTCGTAAAGGCTTTTGAAAAATAA
- the lpxA gene encoding acyl-ACP--UDP-N-acetylglucosamine O-acyltransferase, with protein MFHPTSIISKEAIIDPSVTVGPYCIINGQVKIGKNTILENNVVIGCEFGVVEIGEGNHIYTGAVLGGVPQDKKYKNEKTKLVIGNNNHIREYTTLNLGTVQGGGVTKLGDRNLVMAYAHFGHDCIVGNDNVLANCCQLAGHVTIQDHVTIGGMSGVSQFAVIGSHAFIAGFSSINKDIVPYCIAQGNFAVVRATNKIGLERKGITDKSITEINKAIRIITKGEGTVEDRVKRIETECEKCLEIDYFVNFIKKSERGIAI; from the coding sequence ATGTTTCACCCAACAAGTATAATTTCAAAAGAAGCAATCATTGATCCTTCGGTAACGGTGGGACCTTATTGCATTATCAATGGACAAGTAAAAATAGGTAAGAATACAATTCTCGAAAATAACGTCGTCATCGGCTGTGAATTCGGTGTTGTAGAAATCGGCGAAGGTAACCACATTTACACAGGCGCAGTCCTAGGTGGAGTTCCTCAAGATAAAAAATATAAAAACGAAAAAACAAAACTTGTTATTGGAAACAACAATCATATCAGAGAGTACACAACATTAAATCTAGGTACAGTTCAAGGTGGTGGCGTAACAAAGCTCGGAGATAGAAACCTTGTCATGGCTTATGCACACTTTGGACATGATTGCATTGTTGGAAATGACAACGTTCTTGCGAATTGCTGTCAACTTGCGGGTCACGTGACGATTCAAGATCACGTAACTATTGGCGGAATGAGTGGAGTGAGCCAATTTGCTGTAATCGGAAGCCATGCTTTCATCGCAGGCTTTAGCTCTATCAACAAAGACATTGTTCCCTACTGTATTGCTCAAGGCAATTTTGCCGTCGTAAGGGCGACAAATAAAATCGGATTAGAAAGAAAAGGCATTACAGATAAATCCATCACAGAAATCAACAAGGCCATTCGTATCATTACGAAAGGTGAGGGAACAGTAGAGGATCGCGTGAAGAGAATTGAAACTGAATGCGAGAAGTGTCTTGAAATAGATTACTTTGTAAACTTCATCAAAAAGTCAGAAAGAGGGATTGCCATCTAA
- the bamA gene encoding outer membrane protein assembly factor BamA — protein sequence MRLHNYYKATIIFSIALLSFSLSLADLSWAQNSAAESPATPATTPPISNAPATTKPTEKVTTKEPTAKKTVSKKTKAVKTPVTSGRRISEIVIVGNKKIEKDAILNRLKSKIGDGFSDEVVREDITSIFKLGYFYDVQVDRQDTGAGIKLTYKIVEKPSVVEIIYRGNDELEETDLKEAVELKPYQILDISTIQKAQEKLNKLYEDKGFFLAKVSYKFEQIGKDEDRVRLVFDIEENDKVKVKRINFIGNRKLSDTELKNMLQTKEQGLFSFMSGSGAYKQEIFDRDQQILSFLYFNKGYVQVKISKPQVTVSPDKKGIYITIRIEEGEQFDVGDIEFQGDLLYTNIELSETIKIDEETTFVAQTLQEDINKLQAKYGDLGYAYANIIPLTTVREKERKVDIIFRFEKGNKVYFGNFNVVGNSRTRDKVVRRELEVLEGELYNETKKRESLANIRRLGFFDEITLNPKTPENNPDVMDLEINVTERNTGSIQIGAGYSSYSKTTFQGNVQQSNLFGRGQRLGFDVRYSDKESIFNVNFTEPHFLDSDWSVGGDLYRLQRTVTDVYKQTKKGGAIRLGHPLAPYLRGFLRYKNDVTDVELDPSTDATIYPVDTVNGRTSSLTFTIEYDKRDDRLSPTDGIYSNASVEYAGVGGDKEYTLTTTTFRYYKKVIWDLVWRNNISYGIITAPEGRKIPYTELFLLGGANNLRGYQYSRVGKRVKDINNKDVPFGGEQQLFLNTEIEFPLISEAGIKGVVFYDIGDAQDSLNPADFLSDYGFGFRWFSPIGPLRFEWGFPIDRRDDDRATNFEFSIGAPF from the coding sequence ATGAGACTACACAACTATTATAAAGCCACAATTATTTTCAGCATCGCTTTGTTGTCATTTTCGCTGTCACTAGCTGATTTGAGTTGGGCTCAAAACTCTGCTGCGGAATCTCCTGCTACTCCGGCAACAACCCCTCCTATTTCCAATGCTCCAGCTACAACTAAACCTACAGAAAAAGTTACGACAAAAGAGCCGACCGCAAAAAAAACGGTATCTAAAAAAACTAAAGCCGTAAAAACTCCGGTAACAAGCGGCCGTAGAATCTCAGAAATCGTTATCGTCGGAAATAAGAAGATAGAAAAAGATGCTATCTTAAACCGTTTGAAATCAAAAATCGGAGATGGATTCTCAGATGAGGTTGTCAGAGAAGACATCACCTCGATCTTTAAGCTCGGCTATTTTTATGATGTTCAAGTGGATAGACAGGATACGGGCGCGGGCATCAAGCTCACATATAAAATCGTTGAAAAACCATCCGTTGTAGAAATCATTTATCGTGGGAATGATGAGCTCGAAGAGACGGACCTTAAAGAAGCAGTAGAACTTAAGCCTTATCAAATTCTAGATATCTCGACGATTCAAAAGGCTCAAGAAAAACTAAATAAGCTTTATGAGGACAAAGGTTTTTTCTTAGCAAAGGTTTCTTACAAGTTTGAGCAAATCGGCAAAGATGAAGACCGTGTAAGACTCGTTTTTGATATCGAAGAAAATGATAAAGTAAAAGTAAAGAGAATCAACTTCATCGGCAACAGAAAACTATCTGATACTGAGCTTAAAAATATGCTTCAGACGAAGGAGCAAGGTCTTTTTAGTTTTATGAGCGGTTCTGGCGCCTATAAACAAGAAATCTTTGATCGTGACCAACAGATATTAAGCTTCTTATATTTCAACAAAGGCTACGTGCAAGTTAAGATTTCAAAACCTCAAGTGACGGTGAGCCCGGATAAAAAAGGAATCTACATTACCATTCGTATTGAAGAGGGTGAGCAATTTGATGTCGGGGATATTGAATTCCAAGGCGATCTTCTTTACACCAATATTGAGCTTTCAGAAACCATCAAGATCGATGAAGAAACTACTTTCGTAGCACAAACTCTTCAAGAAGATATCAATAAACTTCAAGCTAAGTATGGCGATCTTGGGTACGCTTACGCAAATATCATTCCGTTAACGACAGTCAGAGAAAAAGAACGTAAAGTAGATATCATTTTCAGATTCGAAAAAGGGAACAAAGTCTATTTTGGGAACTTCAACGTGGTGGGGAACTCTAGAACGCGCGATAAAGTTGTTCGTAGAGAATTAGAAGTCCTCGAAGGTGAATTGTATAACGAAACGAAGAAGAGAGAATCGCTTGCGAACATTCGTCGTTTAGGATTCTTCGATGAAATCACGCTCAATCCAAAAACTCCGGAAAACAATCCCGATGTGATGGACCTTGAGATCAACGTAACAGAGAGAAATACGGGCAGCATTCAAATCGGTGCGGGCTATAGCTCTTATTCTAAGACAACCTTTCAAGGTAACGTTCAACAATCGAATTTGTTCGGTCGTGGTCAAAGACTTGGATTTGATGTGAGATACTCGGACAAGGAATCGATCTTCAACGTGAACTTCACGGAACCACATTTCTTAGATTCGGATTGGAGCGTGGGTGGTGATTTATATAGACTTCAAAGAACAGTAACGGATGTTTACAAACAAACAAAAAAAGGTGGCGCAATTAGATTGGGTCACCCGCTTGCGCCATACTTACGTGGATTCTTAAGATATAAGAACGACGTTACAGATGTGGAATTGGATCCTTCGACAGATGCTACTATTTATCCAGTAGACACTGTGAACGGTAGAACAAGCTCTCTCACATTCACTATAGAATACGATAAGCGTGATGATAGATTGTCACCAACAGATGGTATTTACTCGAATGCTTCCGTGGAATACGCAGGCGTTGGCGGTGACAAAGAGTACACGCTGACGACGACAACATTTAGATATTATAAGAAAGTAATCTGGGATCTAGTCTGGAGAAATAATATTTCTTACGGAATCATCACTGCACCTGAGGGTCGCAAGATTCCATATACGGAATTGTTCTTACTGGGTGGTGCGAATAACTTAAGAGGTTATCAGTATTCAAGAGTAGGTAAGAGAGTTAAAGATATCAATAATAAGGATGTTCCATTTGGTGGTGAGCAACAGCTTTTCCTCAATACAGAGATCGAATTTCCATTGATTTCAGAAGCCGGCATTAAAGGTGTTGTTTTCTACGATATCGGGGATGCTCAAGACAGTTTAAATCCTGCAGATTTCTTGAGTGATTATGGTTTTGGATTTAGATGGTTCTCGCCAATTGGTCCTCTAAGATTTGAATGGGGTTTCCCAATCGATCGTAGAGATGATGATAGAGCAACCAACTTTGAATTCTCTATCGGAGCGCCTTTCTAA
- the fabZ gene encoding 3-hydroxyacyl-ACP dehydratase FabZ encodes MFDINKKQLSYKDVFNTLPHRFPFLLVDKVLDLKRGDARGLGDEIVAQKNVTFNEPYFQGHFPEMPIMPGVLVIESMAQACGMMAYRPHPSGTAEKWKFFILGIDGARFRKPIVPGDVLELKCKCIKVKSVFYTFDCKVYCDGELKAEAEIFAQMMP; translated from the coding sequence ATGTTTGATATCAATAAAAAACAGCTCAGCTATAAAGATGTATTCAATACTTTACCCCACAGATTTCCATTTCTGTTGGTGGATAAAGTATTGGATTTAAAAAGAGGCGATGCTAGGGGACTTGGCGATGAAATCGTGGCGCAAAAGAACGTAACGTTCAATGAACCATATTTTCAAGGACATTTTCCTGAGATGCCGATTATGCCAGGTGTGCTTGTTATCGAATCCATGGCTCAGGCTTGCGGGATGATGGCTTATAGACCTCATCCTAGTGGCACTGCAGAAAAGTGGAAGTTCTTCATTCTAGGAATCGATGGGGCGAGATTTCGAAAACCGATTGTTCCTGGTGATGTTCTGGAATTGAAATGTAAATGTATAAAAGTAAAGAGCGTATTTTACACGTTCGACTGCAAGGTTTATTGTGATGGGGAGCTCAAGGCTGAAGCAGAAATTTTTGCGCAGATGATGCCGTAA
- the lpxK gene encoding tetraacyldisaccharide 4'-kinase, translating into MMVFYPLSLLYGFFVYIRETLYKYKILPSYKVKTKVLSVGNLTFGGTGKTPTVDFLLENLKKDKKIAVLSRGYGRTTSGFFKVNPADPKAASVFGDEPVLLAKNHPEVPVYVCENRVEGCEQIEKEAIFDLIIADDAFQHLKLKKDIDVVVIDATEKFQNYNYPPVGRARNSFSYLKRADFVFLTKTNLCSTEELNKIREVLKKYPVAEFESQIDSFYDLKSNQKIQTQFRDVTLVSGIGKPKTFEDLIKKNYPNLSIKKHYAFKDHHAYKESDILRIKAESENGILLTTEKDAVKLQKFSEQLNFLVAKLKFVNQRSMDKFFYEVLH; encoded by the coding sequence ATGATGGTGTTTTATCCGCTATCTCTTTTGTATGGATTTTTTGTATACATAAGAGAAACACTCTACAAATATAAAATTTTACCTTCTTATAAAGTGAAAACGAAAGTTTTATCTGTAGGGAACCTGACATTTGGAGGCACCGGTAAAACTCCAACGGTAGATTTTCTTTTAGAAAATTTAAAGAAAGATAAAAAAATTGCGGTATTGAGTCGCGGTTATGGGCGCACAACTTCAGGATTCTTTAAGGTCAATCCAGCAGATCCAAAGGCAGCAAGTGTGTTTGGTGATGAGCCGGTACTACTTGCTAAAAATCATCCTGAAGTTCCAGTGTATGTGTGCGAGAATAGAGTTGAAGGATGCGAGCAAATAGAGAAAGAAGCAATATTTGATCTTATTATTGCAGACGATGCTTTCCAACACTTAAAACTCAAGAAAGATATCGACGTGGTGGTGATAGATGCCACGGAAAAATTTCAAAATTACAATTACCCACCCGTAGGACGAGCAAGAAATTCTTTTTCTTACTTAAAGCGAGCAGATTTTGTTTTTCTAACGAAAACTAATCTTTGCTCAACTGAAGAATTAAATAAAATCAGGGAAGTTCTAAAGAAATATCCCGTAGCAGAGTTTGAATCTCAAATCGATAGCTTTTACGATTTAAAGTCGAATCAAAAAATTCAGACTCAATTTAGAGATGTCACCTTGGTTTCAGGAATTGGAAAACCTAAAACCTTTGAAGATTTGATCAAAAAGAATTATCCAAATCTCTCAATAAAAAAACACTATGCCTTTAAAGATCATCATGCTTATAAGGAATCTGATATTTTAAGAATTAAAGCAGAGTCTGAAAATGGAATTTTACTCACCACAGAAAAAGATGCCGTAAAGCTTCAAAAGTTTTCAGAGCAACTTAACTTTTTAGTGGCGAAGTTAAAATTCGTTAACCAACGTTCAATGGATAAGTTTTTTTATGAAGTACTTCATTAA